ttaagactccaaatgttttacctgaaatccttgttcatggacatattttactttagaaaattattacatttctcgtttttattacaaaagtggttgcaaaggttcgaCCACATTTGTAacaaccagatttgtaataaaaatggcaaacttttcttttccggagatgtgttttccaacgggatattcaagcttatgcatgcgttattaagcacgtgcaggtccaattaaactgtcctgagtcatttaagactctaaatgttttacctgaaatccctgttcatggacatattttactttaaaaaattattacatttctcgtttttattacaaaagtggttgcaaaaggttcaaccacatttgtaataaccagatttgtaataaaaatcgcaaacactttttttcgagagatgtgttttcccacgtgatattaatgcttatgcatgcgttatcaagcacgtgcaggtcgaattaaactgttctgggtcatttaagactccaaacgttttacctgaaatccttgttcatggacatattttactttaaaaaattattacatttctcgttgttattacaaaagcagttgcaaaggttcaaccacatttgtaataaccagatttgtaataaaaatcgcaaacacttttttcgagagatgtgttttccccacgtgatattcaagcttatgcatacgttattaagcacgtgcaggtcgaactaaactgtcatgggtcatttaagactccaaatgttttacccgaaatccttgttcatggacatattttatttcagaaaattattaaatttctcgtttttattacaaaagtggttgcaaaggttcaaccacatttgtaataaccagatttgtaataaaaatcgcaaacttttttttttcgggagatgtgttttcccacgtgacattcaagcttatgcatgcgttattaagcacgtgcaggtcgaattaaactgtcctgggtcatttaagactccaaatgttttacctgacttccttgttcatggacatattttactttacaaaattattacatttctcgtttttattacaaaagtggttgccaaggttcaaccacatttgtaataaccagatttgtaataaaaatcgcaaacttttttttcgggagatgtgttttcccacgtgatattcaagcttatgcatacgttattaagcacgtgcaggtcgagctaaactgtcatgggtcatttaagactccaaatgttttacccgaaatccttgttcatggacatattttatttcagaaaattattacatttctcgtttttattacaaaagtggttgtaaaggttcaaccacatttgtaataaccagatttgtaataaaaatcgcaaacttttcttttcgggagatgtgttttcccacgtgatattcaagcttatgcatgcgttattaagcacgtgcaggttgaattgaactctcttgggtcatttaagtactccaaatgtattacctgaaatctctgtataaatatttgtcctaAGACACTGAACTAGCATTTGTAAAGGTTCTAGCTTGATAGAAGATGTCGGAAAATAGTTATGAATCTGGTCCAGAAATTCTGATGTATATTtatcttttcaaacaaattttacatgcCAAAAGGCCTGTAAACAAAGTCCATTTCATATCAGCAGGTTTTAGGGGATTCTTTATGTAAGGTAATTCGTACCTATATATCACACATgcgcaaaataatttctgtaggtactaattcctcaaaatttcataaatactaTCTACTTTTAATTCTTAATGACCATAATCCCGTTGTAAACAGTTGTCGTCTTGGGGTATTCAAGATCATCTTTAGTGAAAGGTCGTTTTTGCATTAAGCCTATACTCTTACAGCTTACCTGACACATGGACATAGACACGAACACCAATGGCAAATATTGGACTTCAGCAGAATCATTTGATataggaaataatcaaataacaagcttattaagatttagctaaatttattaggtctatatcctttagaccctttaaagacacatgctcacaaataacgcaaaattacacaacaagtatcgtagtatcgtaagcAGACATGAAATAAGGCACAATGCTACAAAATCAGGGTTACAACATAGCCTTTAGTATCAGTCATGTCAGTGTCTTTGTCTTTAATGACCCCAACACCTAACGTCTTCCGCGATTCACATGCTGAGGATTCACGTGCTGAGTCAAAGCAGGCGACAGATGCAAATAGTTACAGACACAcgaacatttacacacacgcacacgaacgcgcacacgcacacgcacaacctggcagaaataaatatataaaaagaaaaaaaatctaatatcagagttgtgggggaaatcattactagtgtaaagtgttatacttagaatttttagatTGTTTATGGCATCTCTGTTACTTtgaaagctattgatttgaaacttaaaatatttctttaatatcaaaGATTACACTAgtagaaacaatctccataacccCTAATAGAAGAGAGAGTTATGCTTCGTTTGCACCGACAACCTTTATGgtacagttttatataaagttcaATTTATCAGTAACTTTCAAAGGCATTGACTGGAAACTGAAATTGGATCTCTACTATAACACTTTACACTAGTAATGATTTCCCCCACAACTCTGTTAtgagctttttttttctttttacatatttatgccacattttaagttagattttgttacatattaaaGTATTGTTAAACTCTTTTGTATATTTCTACCAGCCAGGTTGTGCGTATGCGTGTGCGCgttcgtgtgcgtgtgtgtaaatgttcgtgtgtgtgtgtctgtaacTATTTGCATCTGTCGCCTGCTTTGACTCAGCATGTGAATCCTCAGCATGTGAATCGCGGAAGACGTTAGGTGTTGGGGTCATTAAAGTCAAAGACACTGACATGACTTATACTAAAGGCTATGTTGTAACCCTGATTTTGTAGCATTGTGCCTTATTTCATGCCTgcttacgatactacgatacttgTTGTGTACTTTTGCGTTATTTGTGAGCATGTGTCTTTAAAGGGTCTAAAGGATATAGACCTAATAAATTTAGCTAAATCTTAGTAagcttgttatttgattatttcctatatcaaatgattctgctgaagtccaatatttgccattggtgttcgtgtctatgtccatgtgtcaggtaagctgtaagagtataggcttaatgcaaaaacgacctttcactaaagatgatcttgaataccccaagacgacaactgtttacaacgggattaaggtcatttagaattaaaagtagatagtatttatgaaattttgaggaaTTAATCCCTACAGAAATTATTTGCGTATGTGTGATATACGAGgggcatttcaaaagtaatgcaactgggGTGATATAAAGCGCacgtttgataaattttaaattatttacgcGTCATACCGTCAAAGTAATCCTCCTTGTTACGTACACAAAGTTTCAAACGTTTAATCCAGTTCTTAAAGGCATCTTCATACTCATTTTAGGTATACCCAACATGCACTGATAAACAGCGAACCCCAAGGCCTGTCGGGACCTATACCGTCTACCAgctaaatgtttttttcaatttagggAACAAGAAATAGTCACACGGGGCTAGGTCTGGGGAATATGGTGCATGTGGAAGAACTCGAACCCTTTCCTtgttcaaaaacgaggtcacaatAGCAGACTCATGCGCAGGGGCGTTGTCATGCAACAAGGATAGGTGCTTAAAGCCAGTGTGTGGACGAcgtttgaaacattgttttttaagtttcttcaacactttttctTTATGAAGTATACCAGTCACAGATTTTCTATTTGGTACAACCAGTTGCATAATAGGGCCacgtatatcaaagaaaataacaaacattgctATCTTTGCACTAATCAATCTTTTGGCAATTGAGGGGCGGCGACAGTTTTTGGTAGcccatattttgttgtttatttttctggtaGGCTCGAAAAAGTGAACCCATGCCTCATCTCCAGTAGTAATGTCAGAAAActgctttctttgatattttggaaacattttaagcaGTTTTCTGGCGGTTTCAAGTCGGACATGCTTTTGCTTGTCTGACAACAAATGAGGGATCCATCAAGCTGTAATACGTCTCATTTTTAAATTACGTTTTAGAATGCGGAATACGCTTGCGGCTGAAACACCAACTCTAATAGCTATCTGATGAACAGTTAGTCTGGCGTCAGACTTAACCACATCACATACTTTGTTAACCATAGTGTTAGAAGTAGCACTACAAGGACGTCCCAATTTTGGTGCATCATTAATGGAGTCACAACCGCTTTTAAACTTCTTAATCCACCTCGTGACGGTGGCATACGACACTTCATTCTGTCCATGAACAACACACAATTCGTCAAAAATCTCCTTCGCTGATACGCTAAGCTGGCATCGAGTCTTTATATAACCTCGAATTTCAGCTGCCTTTACACTTCTCATGCCAACCATTTTACTATAGTATTGTAAGGACCTACCCCCTGGGTAGTTGCACAtccttattaatcaggataccgatctatttagtaataactggtaTTTGCACATCAACATCTACCCTTGATAAAGCATGCAAATACAAGTGTATGTTGCGATTAACACCAGATGCGTTGAAATATATACCTGGGACAACCTCTTTGGATGCGTCGATATTGGACAATCTCTTTGGATGCGTCGATATTGGACAATCTCTGTAGATGcgtcaatatatatatcatataccttGGGAATACCTTTTCGGTCCTATCTAGTCAGGATATCGGACCATAATGATAACCAGTATACATACATCACCATCAGTTTAGATGAAGTGCATATATACCGGTACTCCTTTCTGGTTTACATCAATACCTTCAAATTACCACAGGAACTCGGATGAACGgttaaaaatagctctttaatatTGCGACATCATAATAATCGTGTAACGCTTGTAAACATAACACAAAAGTACGTTCCAGAAGTTGACAATATGGCATCGTAGAAATGATATTACACCGGAGAAATAAATACATCGTCATAGATTAACAATGGAGGACCTAGGCCTATGCAATGGGATCTTCTTCAGTCAAAGCAGTTATATATAGAATCTACATCAGTACAAAGCAttataatatgtgaatataaGTAGAATTACGGAGACCAATGCATCTCTTTGGTTCTGCCATAACGTGGTAGTTCAAACTAGGCATACTGCAAGGTTCGGTTTTACATGGTTTTGTATTTACTTCATAatattgtttgttgttgttgttgttctgtaaGGCTAAAAGTGCCTATTCTATGAATTTGACTTTCTgctctttaaaataaagttaagactgcctaataagtgtttcttttaccttgctaaagagctttttatgtatttcttaatagAATATGTATTTCTGAATAGAAATGTCTCGTCTGTGAGTTTTACTTCTCAAGGTTTTACGGTTGAGAAGAAGATACCGACTGAACGCAGACACCCGTATTTATAGCCTTTGGAGTGCCAATGGCAACGGCTTTGACCAATGAAAATCCCGGCTTAAGACTAGGTAATGTGATACGCCCAAAGCAACAATTAACAATGAGAACAATAAAAGTGCATTACATTTCAGGCTCGAGTACTACAAGCACGGCTTAAAAGAAAagccacataattatacatgatatacattatgaaataacatatcGACAAAAAGCCGGAGCATTATACGCTGAGCGTAGTGATACATGTAGACGAAATTTGTTACGCTAACAATATATAGTACATACATAGTAAAATGTTAGAATTGATGTGAAATATCCGGCTTACATCAGGCTTTAagttatttaagcataaatatgaatccctaaaagtttcattcataacaaagataCATTCACGAAAAGCCGGACCCTAAAAAGGTAGAAGTAGTCCAAAGTTCTGTGTCCGCCATTTTTAAATACCGTAAATGGCACAAGGCAGCATCGTCAGAAATGTTCCAATACGTCTGTAGATAGTCTGATGTGGTAAAAATCTCTTCCTGTACGTGTCAGGGAGTAATTAATTTATTCGTTAGAAGAACCATCTGCCTCCTGTACTAATTATGACAAGAGTTACGTATCCTAATGTAGAGTACTCTCTCACAAGGAGAAATGTCAACAATGATAAcattctaatttttatgaagaatctTTGTAGGAAACAGTCCATTTGAAGGAAAGTTACTTAGGTATGACgtatataaacactttaaatattgaaaacagtccttgtattaagttaaattactctagttcagcagttacttgtatgctaaatgtttatttgtcacataatttcatgacgttcattttgtaaggGAGAATTCCATTACAGTATCAATGACTATCAATGTTGCGTTTATCACTGTATTAGCGATAATAATGCGTGTACACCTGTAAATTTAGTATATCTGTGTAGAGAATGGATGTCTCGCTATATAGgtacaattttcaagaaaatcccGTGCAAGGCGAGGCCGCACGATAatcagttgcattacttttgaaatgcccCTCGTATAGCTACGAATTAGCTTACATAAAGAATCTACTAAAACCTGCTGAGATGAAATGGCTTTTGTCTACAGGCCTTTTGGcaagtaaaatttttttgaaaagataatatACGTAAGAATTTCTGGATTAGATTCATAACTATTTTCCGACATCTTCCATCAAGCTAGAACCTTTAAAAATGCCAGGTCAGTGTCTTcggacaaatatttatacagagattTCAAGTAATACATTTCGAGTTTCTTTAATGACCCAAGAGAGTTCAAttcaacctgcacgtgcttaataacgcatgcataagcttgaatatcacgtgggaaaacacatctccggaaaagaaaagtttatgttttcattacaaatctggttattacaaatgtggttgaacctttgcaaccctTTTGTAATAAAACgagaaatgtaaataattttttaaagtaacatattatgtccatgaacaagaTTTCCAGGTAAAAAATTTTGGAGTTTCTAAAATAGACCTAGGAcaagtttaattcgacctgcacgtgcttaataacgcacgtataagcttgaatatcacgtgggaaaacacatctctcgaaaaaaaagtgtttgcgatttttattacaaatctggttattacaaatgtggttgaaccttggcaaccacttttgtaataaaaacgagaaatgtaataattttctgaaataaaatatgtccatgaacaaggatttcaagtaaaacatttggagtcttaaatgacccatgacagtttagttcgacctgcacgtgcttaataacgcatgcataagcttgaatatcacgtgggaaaacacatctctcgaaaaaaagtgtttgcgatttttattacaaatctggttattacaaatgtggttgaacctttgcaaccacttttgtaataaaaacgagaaatgtaataattttctaaagtaaaatatgtccatgaacaaggatttcaagtaaaacatttggagtcttaaatgacccatgacagtttagttcgacctgcacgtgcttaataacgcatacataagcttgaatatcacgtgggaaaacacatctctcgaaaaaaaagtgtttgcgatttttattacaaatctggttattacaaatgtggttgaacctttgcaaccacttttgtaataaaaacgagaaatgtaataattttttaaagtaaaatatgtccatgaacagggatttcaggtaaaacatttggagtcttaaatgacccaggacagtttaattcgacctgcacgtgcttaataacgcatgcataagcttgaatatcacgtgggaaaacacatctccgaaaaaaagtgtttgcgatgttttattacaaatctggttattacaaatgtggttgaacctttgcaaccacttttgtaataaaaacgagaaatgtaataatttttaaagtaaaattatgtccatgaacaaggatttcaggtaaaacatttggagttctaaaatgacccaggacagtttaattcgacctgcacgtgcttaataacgcatatataagcttgaatatcacgtgggaaaacacatctttcgaaaaaaagtgtttgcgattgttattacaaatctggttattacaaatgtggttgaacctttgcaaccacttttgtaataacaacgagaaatgtaataatgttttaaagtaaaatgtgtcCATAAACAAGGatttcaagtaaaacatttggagtcttaaatgacccaggacagtttaattcgacctgcacgtgcttaataacgcatgcataagcttgaatatcacgtgggaaaacacatctccagaaaaaaagtgtttgcgatttttattacaaatctggttattaca
The genomic region above belongs to Mercenaria mercenaria strain notata chromosome 12, MADL_Memer_1, whole genome shotgun sequence and contains:
- the LOC123534652 gene encoding protein GVQW3-like, with translation MVGMRSVKAAEIRGYIKTRCQLSVSAKEIFDELCVVHGQNEVSYATVTRWIKKFKSGCDSINDAPKLGRPCSATSNTMVNKVCDVVKSDARLTVHQIAIRVGVSAASVFRILKRNLKMRRITA